One genomic segment of Impatiens glandulifera chromosome 6, dImpGla2.1, whole genome shotgun sequence includes these proteins:
- the LOC124942866 gene encoding respiratory burst oxidase homolog protein E-like, with amino-acid sequence MKSSSSFGSSSKRSNYSRGFELPEDSTARISNECIIGGAMLPIFLNDLRKNTKQDLVEVTLELENDSVVVCNVTPTSNHGGGDENSDPVGFTHSITSRIRRKFPWLRSPSLLRSYSDNDESIAQTGNDLRRNRKILDRSTSSAQRALTGLRFISKKTGTTEESEVWRKVELRFERLAKDGYLSREDFGECIGMVDSKEFALGIFDALARRRRQKLNKISKDELYDFWSQISDQSFDARLQIFFDMVDHNGDGRITREEIQDLLILSASANKLSKLKERAEEYASLIMEEMDMDGTDEIEIWQLETLLLQRETYMNYSRPLSTPTIGWSRNISNSKTKNVVQRLCSRIKCLILENWQRGWILLVWILVMAGLFTWKFIAYRKHPAFPIMGYCLTSAKGAAETLKLNMALILLPVCRNTLTWLRTTRARFFIPFDDNINFHKMIAFAIVIGIILHAGNHLICDFPRLIKSSPQEFAAVASDFNNVKPTYKIILTSVEGVTGIVMVALMAIAFTLATRRFRRNDVKLPPPLSKFTGFNAFWYSHHLLALVYVLLLVHGTFLYFVHKWYQKTTWMYISVPLFLYIAERSLRTCRSENYSVRILKVSSLPGDVFTLTMSKPNGFKFKSGQYVFLQCPKISPFEWHPFSITSAPRDDHLCVHIRTVGDWTQEMKRVFIDDTGSSCIIGRAKFGQFLGNVDQIGLPRLLVDGPYGAPAQDYKNYDVLLLVGLGIGATPFISILKDLLITNTRAEDHTDLFTDASNTDDSMTSSGSSSMTINGKKRNPPHAHFIWVTREACSFEWFKGVMDEVAEMDHKGQIEMHNYLTSVYEEGDARSTLITMVQALSHAKHGVDILSGTRVRTHFARPNWNDVFKKIALKHPYATIGVFYCGTPMLAKELKKLSYELTCKTTTRFEFHKEHF; translated from the exons ATGAAGTCGTCGTCTTCATTCGGTAGTAGTTCGAAAAGATCAAATTACAGTCGAGGATTTGAATTACCAGAAGATTCTACTGCTAGAATCTCGAACGAATGTATCATCGGCGGAGCAATGCTGCCGATCTTCCTTAATGATTTGAGGAAGAACACAAAGCAGGATTTAGTTGAAGTTACTTTGGAATTGGAAAACGATTCCGTTGTTGTTTGCAATGTCACTCCGACTTCGAATCACGGCGGTGGAGATGAGAATTCCGATCCAGTTGGATTTACTCATTCGATTACTTCACGGATTCGAAGGAAGTTTCCGTGGTTGAGATCTCCTTCTTTGTTGAGATCGTATTCTGATAATGATGAATCGATTGCTCAAACTGGTAACGATTTGAGGAGAAATCGAAAGATACTTGATCGGTCTACATCGAGTGCACAGAGAGCTTTGACAGGGCTTCGATTCATTAGTAAGAAAACTGGAACGACGGAAGAAAGTGAGGTTTGGAGAAAGGTGGAGCTGCGATTTGAGAGGCTGGCGAAGGACGGTTATCTTTCTAGAGAGGATTTTGGAGAATGCATTG GAATGGTGGATTCGAAAGAGTTTGCGTTGGGGATATTTGATGCTTTGGCGAGAAGAAGACGACAGAAGCTGAATAAGATTAGTAAAGATGAACTTTATGATTTCTGGTCACAAATTTCGGATCAGAGCTTTGATGCTCGTCTTCAGATCTTCTTTGATAT GGTGGACCACAATGGAGATGGTAGAATCACgcgggaagaaatccaagat CTTTTGATTTTAAGTGCTTCTGCAAACAAATTGTCAAAATTAAAAGAGCGTGCTGAGGAATATGCTTCTTTGATAATGGAAGAGATGGACATGGATGGTACAGATGAAATAGAG ATATGGCAACTGGAAACACTTCTCCTTCAAAGGGAAACTTACATGAACTATAGCAGACCATTAAGCACACCAACCATTGGATGGAGTCGAAATATTAGCAACTCCAAAACTAAAAATGTTGTGCAGAGATTGTGCAGTAGAATCAAGTGCTTAATACTGGAAAACTGGCAAAGGGGTTGGATCTTGCTGGTATGGATTTTGGTCATGGCTGGGCTTTTCACCTGGAAATTCATTGCTTACAGGAAACATCCTGCATTTCCCATAATGGGTTATTGTCTTACATCTGCTAAAGGTGCTGCCGAGACTTTGAAGCTGAATATGGCTCTTATTCTTTTGCCAGTCTGTAGGAATACATTGACCTGGCTTCGGACCACTAGAGCTAGATTCTTTATACCTTTTGATGATAACATCAATTTTCATAAG ATGATTGCATTTGCCATAGTAATTGGGATCATACTACACGCTGGGAATCACTTGATATGTGATTTTCCTCGCTTAATCAAATCATCTCCCCAGGAATTTGCTGCAGTTGCCTCTGATTTCAATAATGTAAAGCCCACATATAAAATCATTCTGACTAGCGTAGAAGGTGTCACTGGGATCGTAATGGTGGCTTTGATGGCGATTGCCTTCACATTAGCAACACGTAGATTCAGGAGAAACGACGTTAAGCTGCCTCCACCGTTGAGTAAATTTACAGGATTCAATGCATTCTGGTATTCTCATCATCTCCTTGCATTAGTCTATGTGCTGCTATTAGTCCATGGAACTTTCCTCTACTTTGTCCACAAATGGTATCAGAAAACG ACTTGGATGTACATCTCTGTTCCCCTTTTCCTCTACATAGCAGAGAGGAGTCTACGAACATGTCGATCAGAAAATTACTCTGTTAGGATCCTAAAG GTTTCATCACTACCAGGAGATGTCTTCACCTTGACCATGTCAAAGCCAAATGGATTTAAGTTTAAAAGTGGTCAGTACGTATTTCTGCAATGTCCAAAAATATCTCCATTTGAATG GCACCCATTTTCAATAACCTCTGCACCGCGGGATGATCACCTATGCGTTCACATTCGAACCGTAGGAGATTGGACTCAAGAAATGAAGCGAGTTTTCATTGATGATACGGGTTCATCATGTATCATTGGCCGCGCCAAGTTTGGACAATTCCTAGGCAATGTGGATCAAATAGG CTTGCCTAGATTGCTAGTTGATGGCCCGTATGGTGCACCAGCGCAAGACTATAAAAATTACGACGTCTTACTACTTGTCGGGCTTGGGATCGGAGCTACACCTTTTATAAGCATACTTAAAGACCTATTAATAACCAACACAAGAGCTGAAGATCATACA GATTTGTTCACAGATGCAAGTAACACAGATGATAGCATGACGAGCTCTGGTTCGTCGAGTATGACGATTAATGGAAAGAAAAGGAATCCGCCACATGCACATTTCATTTGGGTGACTAGGGAAGCTTGTTCCTTTGAATGGTTTAAAGGAGTAATGGATGAAGTTGCAGAAATGGATCATAAg GGTCAAATTGAGATGCATAACTACCTTACAAGTGTATATGAAGAAGGTGATGCAAGGTCAACTCTTATCACCATGGTACAAGCTTTGAGTCATGCAAAACATGGAGTTGACATCTTATCTGGCACCAGA GTGAGAACACATTTTGCAAGACCAAATTGGAATGATGTTTTCAAGAAAATAGCTTTGAAACATCCCTATGCCACAATAG GAGTGTTTTATTGTGGGACGCCGATGTTGGCAAAGGAGCTGAAGAAATTATCGTACGAATTGACTTGTAAGACGACGACACGGTTCGAGTTTCACAAGGAACATTTCtga